The Paenibacillus mucilaginosus 3016 genome includes the window TCCGTGGAGATCCGCCAGCGGATCGAATCGAGCATCAACTTCCTGAACAATATCAAGGAGGATACGACCTCCGTCTATCTGTTCGACCAGTACGGGAATGCCTATTACCGGTACAAAAGCGGGGTCCGCCAGGACATCGACAAGCGGTATGCGGTGTGGAAGCAGGCGGTGGGGCGGGACAAAGGGCTTCCGGCCCTCATTCCTACCGAAGAGGTCGTGAACAATACGAACCGGCGCAACTATTTGTTCTCGGTGGTCCGCGAGGTGTTCAATAACGCCTATGAGCCTATCGGACTGATCGTCGTGGATGCCAATATGGATTCCTTCGAGCGCTTCGTCAAGGATATGGATGAGGTGACCCATGGGAAGACTTTTATTATCAATAAGGAAGACATCGTGATCTACGACAGCGACCGCACGTTCATGACACGGAAGGTGGAGGCGGGCCATTGGCTGCAGCGCGGCCGGGAGCCCCAGGGAAGCTTCATCGAAGACGTGGACGGCCGGGAGTCGCTGGTCGTCTATTCCGTATCGGAACGCTCCGGATGGCGCGTGGTCATTACCGTCCCGCTGGACGAGCTGACCCAGGGGGTGCAGCGGACCCGCGAGTTCACCCTGTTCGCTACCCTGCTGACGATCTCCCTGGCCTTGGTGCTGTCCATCTTCTTGTCCTTCGCCCTCACGAGGTCGCTGCGCAAGCTGCTCCTCCTCATGAAGAGCGTCCAGCAGGGCAACCTCGAGGTCAGCTTCCCGGTAACGACGCAGGATGAGGCCGGCCGGCTCGGCAACCAGTTCAACCGGATGATCGAGCGGATTCGTCAGCTCATCGAGGAGAATACCCGGATCGGGGAGCGCAAGAAGGAGGCTGAGCTGCACGCGCTGCAGTCGCAGATCAATCCGCATTTTATCTACAATACCCTGGAGTCCATCCGCATGACGGCCGAATTCAACGATGATGACGAGGTGGCCGACATGACGGAGATTCTCGGGAAGCTTCTGCGCTACAGCATTACGGACAAGAAGGAGTTCGTGCAGGTGGAAGACGAGCTGGAGCATCTGCGCAATTATATGAAGCTTCAGGAATTCCGGTATCCGGGGCGCTTCCGGCTGGAGATTGAGCCCTACGGGAGGTACGAATCCCTGCGGATGCTGAAGCTGACCGTTCAGCCGATTGTGGAGAACGCGATCCTGCACGGGATGAATCCGTCACAGACGATGGTGGTGTCCGTCTCCCTGGCCCTGAGCGGGGAGGATGCGGTGATGGTCATCAAGGACAACGGGGTGGGCATGAGCGGGGAGACGCTCGAGAAGCTGCGCCGGTCCCTGTCTCTGCCCCAGGCGGAAGGCGACCGGCGGGATAAACGGGGCATCGGGCTGCGCAATGTCAATGAAAGGCTGAAGCTGTATTACGGCGAAGCGTACGGGCTGGAGGTCTACAGTACGGAAGGCGAAGGGACTGAAGTGCATGTCAGACTGCACCGGACTTGGGAACAGGAGTGAGGAAGGCCATGCTGCGAATCATGATTGCGGATGATGAGGAACGCATCCGGCTCGGGCTGGAGAAGATCATTACGAAGGAAAGCGGGGCGTACAGGGTCGTCGGTTCCTATGCAAGCGCCGTGGAGCTTCTGGAGGACCTGCCCGGCAAAGAGGCCGATGTGATCATTACCGATATCCAGATGCCGGGGATGGACGGCCTCGAGCTGATCGAGAGGCTGCGGAGCCTGAGGCCGGAGGTTCAATGCGTCATCTTGAGCGGCTACAGCGAGTTCGAGTATGCGAGGCGGGCCCTGCAGTTCCGGGTGCTGGAGTACCTGCTGAAGCCGGTCAACAAGCAGGAACTCTTCGCCCTGCTCGGACGCCTGCTCGGGGAGACGGAGAAGCGGAGGAGCGAGGGGCAGGCGAGGCGGGAGTCCTGGCTCCGGGAGAAGCTCCAGGGCCGGGAGCCGGGACATACGGACGAAGCAGCGGATCTGGCCGGTAAGGGGGATATAGCCTGCCTCGTGATCCGCGGGGAAGAGCCGGTCGAGATGGAGGCCCTCTGCAGGTGGGCCGCGGGCGTGAGCGGGACGGCCTTCCTGGAGACGGTGCCGATGTCCGGACATATCGCCTGCCTCCTGTTCGGGGCCGATCCGCTCCTGCACCCGCAGGGTACGGCCGATCTCGGCCGGCTGCTGGCGATGTCCTGCGCGGCCGGACAGAAGGGCTGCTTGTCCATTGGACAGGGTCCGGCGGTCCGGGAGCCGCAGCGGTGGAGCGAGGCTTACAAGGAAGCGCTGCGGGCTAGCCACTATGCGATGTACGGGAGCGGACGCGTCTTGACCGCCTCCGTGGAGGAAATTCCTGACGTCTCGGTGCACGGGCTGTTCGCCAAGGCGGAGAAGGAACTGAAGCCGCACCTCGGGGTGCTGGACGTCCCGGCGATCCGGGAGGTGCTGCAGCGGTTCCTGCACCATCTGGCCGAGCTCAAGCCGGAGAAGAAGCAGCTGCACGAAGTGCTGGAGGGGACGGTCTTCCTGCTGAGGCAGGAGATTCCCGAGTTCATCGAGGGGACTGAGCAGCATTACGGCGGCTCGCTCCAGCTCGAGAAGCTCGTCTACGAGTCCATGCGCTTCGATCAGATCGGCTCGCAGTGGCTGCGGATGATGTCCGACCTGCTCGAATGGAGCGGGGAGCGGCGCAGCGGGCAGGGGAACCGGGTGATCGGGCAGGTCAAGAGGATTCTGATGGATGACTACCAGAGGGATATCGATCTGCCTTCCCTGGCGGCGCAGGTCTTCCTGACCCCGAATTACCTCAGCAAGCTGTTCAAGACCGAGACGGGACAGACGCTGACCGAGTTCCTCATCGGCATCCGGATTCAGAAGGCGAAGGAGCTGCTGAAGGAGCATGCCGAGCTCAAGACGTATGAGATCGGGGAGCGGGTCGGGTATCCGGATCCGGCTTATTTTAACAAAATCTTCAAGAAGACCGTGGGATTCACGCCAAAGGAGTACAGGGATACCGTGAGATGACAGGAAGGAGGCGGTTGAACCCCATGCGTAAAGCAATTCTGTTCGTGACGATACTGCTGCTGCTCTCCGCGTGTACGACAGCAGGCGGAGCACAGCATCCGCCGGACAAGCAGGAAGCTGAGGCCGGCAGCGGAGCGGAGGCCAAGGTGTCCGGCCGCCTGACGGTGTCGACCCACCGGGTAGACCTTGTGGAAGACGGGACCTTCGACCGGTATGCCGATGCGTTCCAGAAGCGGTATCCGGAGGTGCAAGAGGTGGTCTTCGAGCCCATTGTCAATTACGAGAGAGATATCCGGGTCCGTCTGACGACCGGGGATGCCGGTGACGTGCTGCTCATTCCGGGCAATATCGCGCAGGTGAACCTGGGTGACTTTTTTGAGAACCTGAATGATACGGCGGAGGGGCTCGGGGAGCTGTATTTCAAGTACTACAAGTCTTATCTCGGCAAC containing:
- a CDS encoding response regulator, encoding MLRIMIADDEERIRLGLEKIITKESGAYRVVGSYASAVELLEDLPGKEADVIITDIQMPGMDGLELIERLRSLRPEVQCVILSGYSEFEYARRALQFRVLEYLLKPVNKQELFALLGRLLGETEKRRSEGQARRESWLREKLQGREPGHTDEAADLAGKGDIACLVIRGEEPVEMEALCRWAAGVSGTAFLETVPMSGHIACLLFGADPLLHPQGTADLGRLLAMSCAAGQKGCLSIGQGPAVREPQRWSEAYKEALRASHYAMYGSGRVLTASVEEIPDVSVHGLFAKAEKELKPHLGVLDVPAIREVLQRFLHHLAELKPEKKQLHEVLEGTVFLLRQEIPEFIEGTEQHYGGSLQLEKLVYESMRFDQIGSQWLRMMSDLLEWSGERRSGQGNRVIGQVKRILMDDYQRDIDLPSLAAQVFLTPNYLSKLFKTETGQTLTEFLIGIRIQKAKELLKEHAELKTYEIGERVGYPDPAYFNKIFKKTVGFTPKEYRDTVR
- a CDS encoding cache domain-containing sensor histidine kinase, yielding MLKRLHLWPLRGRLVQLTQLRMEWKLIIIFVCLLIIPISLLSYYSDQNYVSSVQDNTSAYVQEVSKETANRLDEYIQDMEKLSTIPAYVDEIKENLELSNRYYESLESGQTGAPSASQSLTLSSVEIRQRIESSINFLNNIKEDTTSVYLFDQYGNAYYRYKSGVRQDIDKRYAVWKQAVGRDKGLPALIPTEEVVNNTNRRNYLFSVVREVFNNAYEPIGLIVVDANMDSFERFVKDMDEVTHGKTFIINKEDIVIYDSDRTFMTRKVEAGHWLQRGREPQGSFIEDVDGRESLVVYSVSERSGWRVVITVPLDELTQGVQRTREFTLFATLLTISLALVLSIFLSFALTRSLRKLLLLMKSVQQGNLEVSFPVTTQDEAGRLGNQFNRMIERIRQLIEENTRIGERKKEAELHALQSQINPHFIYNTLESIRMTAEFNDDDEVADMTEILGKLLRYSITDKKEFVQVEDELEHLRNYMKLQEFRYPGRFRLEIEPYGRYESLRMLKLTVQPIVENAILHGMNPSQTMVVSVSLALSGEDAVMVIKDNGVGMSGETLEKLRRSLSLPQAEGDRRDKRGIGLRNVNERLKLYYGEAYGLEVYSTEGEGTEVHVRLHRTWEQE